In Vibrio atlanticus, the following proteins share a genomic window:
- a CDS encoding response regulator transcription factor: MKILLIEDDIHIARFLVNGFQQEGITVTHATDGVDGLHEAVTEEYDVIILDIMLPKKDGFEVLAELRGQGYATPVIILSAKHSVEERVQGLQSGADDYLVKPFAFPELLARCQTLVRRGKQPTPQPLELHYGPLSLDLLKHTLQRDQQTITINQREFMLMKLLLENREAVMSKTAILEHVWGHQFDPQTNVVDVLVCRLRSKVDKGFSKPLIHTLRGVGYVLKS, encoded by the coding sequence ATGAAAATACTATTGATTGAAGATGACATTCATATCGCGAGATTTTTGGTGAATGGTTTTCAGCAAGAAGGGATAACGGTGACGCACGCAACAGATGGTGTTGATGGATTACACGAGGCCGTAACCGAAGAGTATGACGTGATCATTCTCGATATCATGTTGCCAAAGAAAGATGGGTTTGAAGTGTTGGCTGAACTCAGAGGGCAAGGCTACGCGACGCCCGTCATCATATTAAGTGCCAAACACTCAGTAGAAGAACGAGTGCAAGGGCTACAGTCAGGTGCTGATGATTATTTGGTAAAACCTTTTGCGTTTCCTGAGTTATTGGCTCGTTGCCAAACCTTGGTGCGTCGAGGCAAGCAACCGACACCTCAGCCATTAGAATTGCATTACGGCCCGCTTAGCCTAGACCTACTTAAACACACTCTACAAAGAGATCAACAAACGATCACCATTAATCAGCGCGAGTTTATGTTGATGAAATTACTGCTCGAAAACCGAGAGGCTGTGATGTCGAAAACCGCGATTCTTGAGCATGTTTGGGGGCATCAGTTTGATCCGCAAACCAACGTGGTCGATGTTTTGGTTTGTAGGCTTCGCAGCAAAGTTGATAAGGGTTTTTCTAAGCCGTTAATTCACACACTTCGAGGTGTTGGCTATGTCC